The following is a genomic window from Episyrphus balteatus chromosome 1, idEpiBalt1.1, whole genome shotgun sequence.
AGGAAGTAATGGCTGCCGATGCCAAGGAATCCGAAGACAAATGCGACAGTGTCACTGATCGTGGAGTATTTGCTATAAGCTCCGAAGATGGAAATGTCAAGTATCATATTGATTCATCGTTGACCAAAAAACGCAGTCCCATTCGTTCATTCCAGAAGAAAATTTTCGGTGTTACCCTGGGCAGCAAGAATAAGACATCCATATTTGTCAGCGACAAGACCACAAACAGTATAACAGAAAGTGACACAAATATCGGGCTTACAATAAATCCCCTAGAAAACGAACTTGATTCTGTGGGTTCCGAAGAGATACCTTCTTTGAGCAGCAGCGCACCAAATAAAATGGAATCATCACGAAAAAGCAGCGGTGGAAATAGTGACAAGGAGGATAAAATAGTTGATGTTGAAGACGAGGACGATGAAGGACCTGGAATGTTTGATTCTTCTTCAACAGATGATTCAGAATGTAGTACATTTGAAACCGAATCGGAGAACCGAGAGAGTGTTGAAAAAGATTTGTCACTTGGAGGAATTGGAACTGGGTCATTGGGTAATATTAAACGTTTTGTGGGCGATTGTGAAAGAGTAAGTGAAAAACTTACCGAACACGATCGTACAAAAAATCGTAAAACATACAAACTAACACGAGCTGGCAGTGAAGTTATGGAGAAACTCGAGAACGCTATGCAATCGGTTGTTGTTGATGGACATGCAGTCGAGGGTGGAGATTCTGTCCATGTTGCTGATGAATATTTTGGCTCGTCGCAAGATATTGTAGAGACCTTTGTTGGTGATTTAATGGATGCAGTAAGTAAAAGTTGTGATCAGCCTAAGTCACTTTCTTCACCACGAAAGAAATTGAAACGAGTAGATGCAATGAGGGACCAGAAATCAATAAAGAAATCTGTGAGTGTGGGTTCGGGTAAAGATAAGAAGCGAATGAGTTGTATTTCAAAGACATCGACTGATAGTAATAACAGTCTATTGGGTGGTCGTAGTTCAAATGAAGAGAAAGGCACTGTCACCGATTCAGAAGGTGGTAGTGATGAGGATGTGTTTGTTGAAGAGGACCCCTCGTCGCGGAGTGAAAAACAATCGACAGCATCAAGTGCCACCATAAATGTCGAAGATAAAAGAAGAAGTTTGAGTTTGGAAACAGGAGGTTCAGGACACAAAATCGAATGGGATCTAGCCAAGGAGACGCTTGAAAAGAGCAAACAGAACCTTGAGATACTGAGACAGAATGTTGCACTAGAAGCGGGCAAAAAGCACGGACACAAAAAGAAGAATTCGAAagatttcaaaagaaattttgataaggtaacacgtttttttataattaatttaatttatttattgaaattttgtatttttagatTCATCCCTTCCACACATATATGCTGTTATATTTTGGAGTTTACGACACCAAACAAACTTTGTATGCGTTTCAAACACTTCGCAACATCATCGCATGCGATACGCGAACATTCTTGTGCCTTTCAATTACCACATCCTTTTCGAGTGGTTCAATGAAACAGCTCCTCATTCGACATCGCAAGACGATTTTAGGTAAAGGATTTGCTGGCAGTATAACAAACACTGAGTTCAGTCAAAGCTATCGCGGTTGTATGCATTTGGAAGTTCTAGTCACAATATGTTTGTACTATGCGCGGGGTTTCTTCCACAAAGAGTCTACCGAAGGCAATGATATTCCAAGAAAAGAGGACATAATAGGCAACTACAAAGTTCAGTTGCAGAGTGTAGAACTGCTCACACTGATTTGCAGTGAACTCATTGACATTGTCAAAGGAATGGGTAAAGGACTTGCTTGCTACATTGCTGATTTGATGGCTCGCTGTAAACTACAAAAGATCATATTACATTGCATAAATTCCTCGGTGATTTCGTTTAATCAAATCCGTGATCACACTCTCTCCGaagagattttaaattttaacaatgcTGGCGATGAGCATCTTCATGCTGAATCATTCCAAATTCAATTGCTACGTTTGCTGATGGCTGTGATAAAACTCGAGTACGAAGTGACGCTGCTTCAAAATGAGACTGGTTCTGTGGACGTTGGCAAAGGTAGTGATACGACCAGTTCGAATTCGCCAACTCGTCTATCGGCTGAGGGTCCAGTTACCAATGTTAAGTATTTGCCGAACTGTCTTATCAGTCAGCAGCATATGTTCCTTTCAGCTGTTTTAAGTGCTCTGCAGGCAGACCACTTGCGACATGTTCATAGAAACTGGACAGATTTAGTAACCTCATCGTTGAACTGTTTTACCTTTGGCTCATTGACAAACATTGTGATCAGTGTTGTTCATCAGTTGTGTAATAATTTGGATAAAATTGCCAAGTTTTCCCTCAAACAACAATGCAATTTCCCACCTGACTATGTTGTTTCGCAATTAGAAGCAATAACGATTCTTTGTCATTATTGCTTGTTGGATAACACACAGCAAACGACTTTGTCGCATCTTTTCAATCAAGCTTATCCCCAAACTAGCGCCGCTGTTCAAAGTTCCAACACCGGACAGCTGTTAAACAATATTGTACATTCATTTTTATCTTCACAAAACTCTACTGATGCCCAGAGTCGAACTGCTCAGCATATGGCAGCAAGGAATGCAGTTCTTAGCCATCTTTCGCGGATTGTGACAAGTGTTGCGGCCATTTGGGATAGTGAACTAGGCCAAGTGAGGCAAGTTAAGCAACAGCTGATGGAGTTCCTTAGCCCAGTATCGTTGCATCATGGAGCGAATTTCTTGGCTGCAGTTGCAGTCACTTGGCAAGAACGTGGTGAAGCACATAGGAAGCGTATGGCTGCGGAAAGAAATGAAGCAAAACTTTCCATTGTTGAGCAATTCCTTCGGAATTCCACTCCACAAGCTTGCCCCGAGCAGCTTAGTCTGGTTAAATTGGTTTCCAGTATTCGAGTAATGCCGATGGATTCATTTGTACAGACCCTCCATCAAGTGGTGAAGTCACCACCTCCAATTCATCGTCCTCCGGCAGGTTTAACTATTGAAGTTTCTGCATTAGAATTATTCTATTTCTACATGAAGTCAGCTCCAGCACCACAATTAGGTGATTCTTGGAGTTCACTTCTAGTTCTACTGCGCGATGGACTGAATCTTAGTCCTCCAGCACAGTTTACATTACTCATGTTGTTAAGTGAGTTTGTACAGCGTTGTCCACAAATGCCGTTTCAAGATAAGAAAGACATCCGTGATGTTCATGATATTACTTCACGTCTAATAGAAGCTCTAACAACAGTGGCTGGTGCATGTCTTGAACCAACAACATGGTTGCGTCGGAATCTGGCAGTTAAAGAAGATACATCTCCTGTCACTCCTGATGGAACTCTTAAAGATCTCACAGGAACACAACAGTATTGTATTCAAGCGCATTCCGTTCTAGCTGCAACGCTGGCCAATTTGTTAGACGTTGCCTACGGCTCTCAGGAGAAAGACAAAGTAGTTACGATAGTAACCAACTTGATGTACACAATAATGCCGTACCTGAAGAATCACACAGCGCGCAACATACCCTCTTTTTATGCCTCATCTAGCCTGCTTGCCAGCCTAAGTGGATATCAATATACACGGAAAGCTTGGCGCAAGGACATGTTAGATTTGCTCTTGGATAATTCTTTCTTTCAAATGGATATTTCGTGTTTGCCATTTTGGAAACAAATAATGGATAGTCTAATGACCTATGATAGTACTACTTTCCGGGAGTTGATGAGTCGTGTGTCACCAGCTCAAGGTGGTAGTTTGTATATATTTGCTTCACGGGAACAGGAATACGAGCAGAGAGCGATGTTTTTGAAGCGTTTGGCGTTTGTAATATTTTGCAGTGAACTTGATCAGTATCATAAATATATGCCAGAGATTCAAGGTTTGCTaaattttctatctttttttaatcattttttcatgcatttttttatttttagaacaatTGGCAAATAGTTTGCGACTTCTGCCTGTGATTCCAGCTGTACAATCAGCAGTGTTCCTATGTTTCCGTGTTTTATTATTAAGAATGTCACCGGATCATGTGACATCACTGTGGCCAACAATAATTGCTGAAATGGTTCAAGTATTTCTTGCCATTGAACAGGAACTTAAATCGACTACAGATGATTTGAGGTAagatttttgaatgtttgattatttatttagtttttgtcaaaaaaaaaaaagaaaatgcttCATGTATGTATTTGTTTCCTCCCTTCCTTTCCTTTGTATGCTAATTGTAGAAATAATGCTAATAACAACAATTCCAACAACAGTAAcaggtttgtgttttttttaatcattgatTTATTGATTTGTGTGAAGTTATGCTATCAAAGGTTATTTTATGGTTAAAACGtcttatttaaatatcaacTTGGCAAAAATATAAGacaactagctgacccggcggacttcgttcccccttttccaagttttatttccaatttttgattttgtaatgtgttaaccttttcccattacacataggtacatacatatgtaaaactgtttaaaatattaaacaaagcaaatcatttgtttgacagctattacaaatttttatcggAATTTATTCAACCAATAAAGGTTATATAAttcacaaatatacaaaaactggCTCTGgtttcacttcttttttttttgcaaaaagtgcctAAATCGATGAATCCCGCCTGCCATTATAGAAAAATATGACTCATTCTCCCTTTCTTTTGTGAAACTGTTAATGATTTGTGTTTTGCACCAGAGGCCTGGAATTCCAACACCAAGAAcgatctttttactttttttttgtttaaacaacctgttttcttatgaccttatcacgtaaaattatcgtccgtaaaccgactataCAAACaaccattgtttttgttttgttgactttcgttttaacttccaaaatttttatttgcggaATGTAGCATCCACTTTCAACGCTCATTTTTAATCcactttaaaaatagtattctCTCTCTTACATATTTTGGTTTCATTGAAGTTTGTATTTGTTCGTTTCTAAACCGTTACCGTGTGAGTAATGTTGGAGCCAGTAACCGAAACAATAGCAATaggataaaatcttaaaaaaaaacgattaaaaatgaaaagatttcgtCTTAATTCTATTCATACATACGtcgaaatatttctttaaaaaaaataaatcatttgatttttatgcggaaattgtattaatggtagttgaaacaacttaaacaaattttaagatgcagtcataaatttaattgagatatactgatggtaaacaattttctttgcgggactaacattttaaagagttaattcatgtttgtttttattaccctTGAATATGAGCGATtttgaaccccaaatattgaatttgcttataacttgacaacataccaggtccaactataaaacaaaacctgtctcgaacgaaccttatcacacacacacacacacacacaaaatttcataaaaatctataTCTACTGTCATTCGGACttcaaatatggaatttaactataacttgacaacagcgacaCCTACTGGGTCCAtaccacacacacaaaatttcacaaaaatctctccagtctggtcaaaatatgcaatttttctaaaactcgacaacagcgccacctaccgggtccaattataaaaaaaaaactgtctcggacggaccttatcacataaacaaaatttcacaaaaaatctgttcagtcgttcgttcaaaatatgaaatttttctataactcgacatcagcgccacctaccgggtccaattatgaaacaaaacctgtctcggatggaccttatcacatccaccaaatttcagaaaaatctctccagggggccaattctggttctgtgaataAGTGAAACGAAAAGCTTTTCACTTGTTCACTCATTTTATTCtcgttctgtgaaaaaatgaaaatgaaaacaaacatcaaaaatattcatataaatatatatttttttcactaaattatTTGTGATATCATAGGATGAGAATCGTTTTTCGTTTCAAATGAATCGAAAAAGTGAAAAGAGTGTTTGAAAgctaaaatgaaaaagtttttttttcgattcacgTTTTCACAGAACCAAATTGGCCCCCAGTCtggtcaaaatatgaaattttcctaactcgacaacagcgccacctaccgggtccaattataaaaaaacctgtctcggacggaccttatcacataaacaaaatttcacaaaaatctgttcagtcgttcgttcaaaatatgaaattatcctaaaactcgacaacagcgccacctaccgggtccaattttgaaacaaaacccGTCTCGGATAGACTTTATCACATACAcaacatttcataaaaatctgcccagtctttcgttcaaaatatgcaattttcctaaaattcgacaacagcgccacctaccgggtccaattataaaaaaaaaactgtctcggacggaccttatcacataaacaaaatttcacaaaaatctgttcggtcgttcgttcaaaatatgaaattattctaaaactcgacaacagcaccacctaccgggtccaattataaaaaaaaacttgtctcgGACGTACCTCatcacacaaacaaaatttcacaaaaatctgtccattcgttcgttcaaaatatgaaattattctaaaactcgacaacagcaccacctaccgggtccaattataaaacaatcctgtctcggatggactttatcacatacacaaaatttcacaaaaatctgtccagtcgttcgttcagaatatgcaattttcctacaactcgacaacagcgccacctaccgggtccaattatgaaacaaaacctgtctctgatggaccttatcacacccaccaaatttcagaaaaatctgtccagtcgtttagaaggagtaggctcacaaacaaacgcacaggagaattatatatataagataGCATATCATCTTTAATTTTGACTTGAAGGCAATTTGTATTTTCATGCAAATATGTTTCCTGTTCGCCACAAAAAttgagtgagaaaaaagctatcGACTACCTTACATATTACctacaaaaaagttcaaaatgcGTGGGGTTTTCCGAACGTGAAAAACTTTTTGCCCGGAACTCAAAAAAGGGGAAAGTGAAATTCTATTTTTCTGGTAGGAATtttgttcacgtgaaactcacgatagggctgaatattCTATTTAGGGAACTAAACAAACAGACAAATGGTTGCGAATATGCCCCAGtgactatttttgttttaaagtaaaaaaacactgtttctTATGGAAACAAAATGAGGGAGAAACTAAAATATTTGGAACCGAATATAATTGAATCCTTCTCCAATTCTTCCAAATTCCACATCCACGTCTTCGTACTTTGTCAGCCTTCCACTCCATCAAACTTTGTCAAATACCACTACATTTCTGCCACTTAATGTGATTTCCACTGGgaagaattaaaattaaaaattttggcaATACTCAAAAAAGGTTGGCAAGTTGGAAATGAAGGGTACCTTTCATGTGAAAAATagctaattttaaataaaatagccTTAActgatttcttgtttttttggtaagtgattcaaaatgtataaaaataggaaaaacaaatagagaaaaaaaatgttacacatacgccccaCTGACTGTTTAAATTCAATAAGTTGTGGTCGTACAAGTCACATTTTAccatattttcagaaaaaatcaatttaacaaaacaaagaCAACAGTTTAAAAGAATTCTTGGTCAAGAGGAAACATCAAcgctaatgttttttttttttttgcacagagttatagcctgttttcactacagcccaaattagattattttgcaaattaggtcagttcaaatttcaaattgatttttttttttcgatacgaTTTGGCATTCATAAAAAGACACTGGCTTTTCGGCAGGTACGCTCGTCAGCTAAGCGTATTCTCTGACGGTTTCTATTGctatttcttttctattttttataggCAGACAATTCTGGTTCATTAAAAGCTCTAAATGGTTTACCGTTTGACATGAAAGACGATTCTACAGATTCATGTTTTATCACAATGGACCATTCTTTTATCTAACTGTGATATGATAACATTACAGTCATCAGCGACTTATACTTCTAATCCTATTCGCATTTTTGGGAacaactaaaaatgcagttctTTTGAAACACGCATGAATATTGGCTGTGTTCACAAATGCATCATAACTTTTTGTATTGAAAGAAAACACTACCTTCAAAGCATCAAGTTTGCaccagaaatatttttgaagcaaATTTTTGATACGTTAATGAACTCAGCCATTGCTTCACATGAACGCACACcattacattaaaaattaaattgtggttttaattttgttggttGTTTACGTTATATTAAATGATGAATACACTTTCACTTTAATATTgacaaaatacttaaaattattcATAATATTCTATTTCAAATGAACAAACCACAACAAAATGGGTGTAAATAATACCTATCAGTAAAATATGAGTCAGAAATTCTGATTCTGGAATAATTATATTTGACAATTGatatcaattaattaataaggTTAAGTTATTAAAATAAGGTTCAATCATTAGCTtgagaattttgaaataaatttttttaatgttttgttggTTCCTATTGATAAGAACTCTACATACGAGATAATGTTTATTCTATgcattgtatatttttttataatttaaatttttgttattttatttcgaTTGCGTTCATGACGTGAATcacaaattcacaaaaaataaattaaattgaattatgcgtcgtttaaataaatatttttctgcgatatgaaaattaattttgtataaaaccaTAACAAAAATACATTCAGGACTATTTAATAATGGTGGTCTAACTTCACACAAatacatggttttttttttcttcaaaatctttatttttatcttttttaacttaattattATCCATTCACAGCCAACAGATGTCATGGACAGCAAATTCAAGCAACGGAATAGCATCGCAAAATCATCTTTATCATTGGCGAGCTGTTCAATTGGAAACTGCAAAACTACTTGAACTCGGATGTGTTCTGCCAGCGACCAATTTACCTCATTTCCAGATGTATCGGTGGGCGTTTGTCGGCACCGAATTCAATGCATCCGAGAGCTCAATCTCAAATGGTGATTTCGATGATATGCTTCCAAATAGTTCGCAGTATGTGCCGCACATACGTCGCATTGCCCGCCTAATGGATCAGAAATATTCAGTTCATTCTCCagtaagttttaaatttatcttaTTAACTGATAAAagtctttaatttttgtttttgtttctatttttagaAAGCAGATTGTAAACGTGGAACACATCTTATACTGACTTGCCAGCAAATAGTTTCTTTACAAGATTTGTATGGATTTTTCTCCACTCTAAGTGTTACATGTCCCACACCAAGGAACTTTGCCGACACCGGCAAAGAGGTATCCAGCTGCTTAGCTGAAATTGAAGAAGTACTAGCAAAAGATTTCCTTGAGAAAATGCCCACAAGTACGACGCCAAGGTGAAAGCCATCAGCCACTAGCTACACAACCCATAATCTAAATGCTGATGTTATTGCCAATAAATCTACAAATTCAAACTTCCCGTTCTATGTTTAATCCaaaagaagatttaaaaaatcccAACCAACTGTAATTGTTTaaggatagtttttttttttttatttttttgttctctatttaAATATTGTGATATCAGATCGGTGTATTCTGCTGCTTCCCTTGAGTTTGCTGCTGCTTTTCTGGCGCTATTAATAGAAGCTATACTGACccgttgaaattaaaaaaaaatcaatttgtttttttttttatttcgtctcTTGTCAATTCGCCGCAACacattttgtgtgtgtttgtaagttttcaactttattattttttttttgtaaatactttGTCAAGGATATTCGttagtatttttattaattgttcattatgtaaatcaaaacaaaataaataatagctGGCTAAACTAACTCTATACAATAAGAGCTAGTGTGCAAtaaattttggtaaaaatttatatacatacatagctacaaaaaaaaaaaaaaaaaaaacaaaaaaaaaaactgcatataCTGCAAAAAACTAAGAAGACAGACACaaaatgatttaagaaaaaataaaatattttaattaatattattgaaTAGAAATTTATTTCCTTCCCCTCCATATATAAGAAAAGcggtttgttaaaaaaaataacaaataaacaaataaaagatataaataaaaataatgataatttctcagtatgtatattatatataaattataaaattaaataaaaagttaaatataaaaaaaatacagttgTATGAATTTCCTCAGTGA
Proteins encoded in this region:
- the LOC129921107 gene encoding protein dopey-1 homolog isoform X1: MESADALEEEKKLLNEAKYRNYMSNIDKALRNFEYSSEWADLISALGKLNKAISSNTQYQIIPRRIKISKRLAQCMHPALPSGVHLKALETYDVIFSKTGPERLATELFIYSAGLFPLLGYAAMNVRPALLGVYEKYFVPLGDKLRPALSGFLSGVLPGYENGLDHYERTNSLLTQVCVAVNPKYFYTVMWECVATNASIRLPAISYLLDHFNKRLGMQQQVFIMGHNRDVMMSGLCACLNDSLILVQRNTLEFLLLGFPMHTHYLSEADLVKLVTNGLNTILRRDMSLNRRLYSWLLGTEVAKSAAKQEQTLEDNDESTESNFDKHSKHILIQSIICTLKFSLESTPVDLKPYRIMVSLLDKAEIGSAVLDYVLCDIIRTMSLSSGNVEVVKSANLLFATFDPAYIWSFMTIIYEKSCKKRNESSHLTRNLRQSFTASKGEKFQCQVGSGEPSLVEICYLTEFLLETISLEMYNETTRIYLPKVFLAITQMLTIHSEYLSNEDIIASLKLCMKIVSRVQPMITSPVKLHTKLLITGQDDQSMGGESVQSAHAVSGSSTALPGSTLEKSKSDSKLNQSAAAFDVDPNKDSLSSTDEPIRRSNSNQNIDRRHNTSPKKTKKAKSFSKLSELDKEICPDTGQLMTPQSSSDQDTPLSIKKLKNKKISPQLRLKIKKNRPQDLPVSDRDSSDSVLLSALENKDRVESTEKIEQQKPTKETQFMCQDNQECTSDEFSILEKCIRQYEVFFEVYLARKVLQINVQRTACTVTVKVEIDPESNAPPNVENIFKNEEVYEDVCVERMLEIDRYFETLQVNMMCRSKQLHQLLSRSLISTLDSASDVSDAEFKDCLSSGEQLDKLQMFDEKTERNINKLMEFRLSESLRNAIRLAANLLVEMSTFPNCNKNLVLDKTETELPSWLKVLTLVAAYTQSDKELQLAAITTLFDLISLLKSQIEHTTSPGVTFVVMLPLLKFGHVSYIENKTRIFQLITSVLWNYLGEPAIDPMQITSLLYQLHNCLESGIVETVIGNRMSSHYDAQLLKLRTGDMKALSNYKNDRASEIKMMCVSPVQPIEHTDHLKESESQSFKKFELLWHLGRDKQPSKGFEKTLLRVLDTLGLPYYMPIRTFVTKWLQESLLRGDLSRLLKPLHKILLSSNTRRIGIVHFHLMKKDGEEVMAADAKESEDKCDSVTDRGVFAISSEDGNVKYHIDSSLTKKRSPIRSFQKKIFGVTLGSKNKTSIFVSDKTTNSITESDTNIGLTINPLENELDSVGSEEIPSLSSSAPNKMESSRKSSGGNSDKEDKIVDVEDEDDEGPGMFDSSSTDDSECSTFETESENRESVEKDLSLGGIGTGSLGNIKRFVGDCERVSEKLTEHDRTKNRKTYKLTRAGSEVMEKLENAMQSVVVDGHAVEGGDSVHVADEYFGSSQDIVETFVGDLMDAVSKSCDQPKSLSSPRKKLKRVDAMRDQKSIKKSVSVGSGKDKKRMSCISKTSTDSNNSLLGGRSSNEEKGTVTDSEGGSDEDVFVEEDPSSRSEKQSTASSATINVEDKRRSLSLETGGSGHKIEWDLAKETLEKSKQNLEILRQNVALEAGKKHGHKKKNSKDFKRNFDKIHPFHTYMLLYFGVYDTKQTLYAFQTLRNIIACDTRTFLCLSITTSFSSGSMKQLLIRHRKTILGKGFAGSITNTEFSQSYRGCMHLEVLVTICLYYARGFFHKESTEGNDIPRKEDIIGNYKVQLQSVELLTLICSELIDIVKGMGKGLACYIADLMARCKLQKIILHCINSSVISFNQIRDHTLSEEILNFNNAGDEHLHAESFQIQLLRLLMAVIKLEYEVTLLQNETGSVDVGKGSDTTSSNSPTRLSAEGPVTNVKYLPNCLISQQHMFLSAVLSALQADHLRHVHRNWTDLVTSSLNCFTFGSLTNIVISVVHQLCNNLDKIAKFSLKQQCNFPPDYVVSQLEAITILCHYCLLDNTQQTTLSHLFNQAYPQTSAAVQSSNTGQLLNNIVHSFLSSQNSTDAQSRTAQHMAARNAVLSHLSRIVTSVAAIWDSELGQVRQVKQQLMEFLSPVSLHHGANFLAAVAVTWQERGEAHRKRMAAERNEAKLSIVEQFLRNSTPQACPEQLSLVKLVSSIRVMPMDSFVQTLHQVVKSPPPIHRPPAGLTIEVSALELFYFYMKSAPAPQLGDSWSSLLVLLRDGLNLSPPAQFTLLMLLSEFVQRCPQMPFQDKKDIRDVHDITSRLIEALTTVAGACLEPTTWLRRNLAVKEDTSPVTPDGTLKDLTGTQQYCIQAHSVLAATLANLLDVAYGSQEKDKVVTIVTNLMYTIMPYLKNHTARNIPSFYASSSLLASLSGYQYTRKAWRKDMLDLLLDNSFFQMDISCLPFWKQIMDSLMTYDSTTFRELMSRVSPAQGGSLYIFASREQEYEQRAMFLKRLAFVIFCSELDQYHKYMPEIQEQLANSLRLLPVIPAVQSAVFLCFRVLLLRMSPDHVTSLWPTIIAEMVQVFLAIEQELKSTTDDLRNNANNNNSNNSNSQQMSWTANSSNGIASQNHLYHWRAVQLETAKLLELGCVLPATNLPHFQMYRWAFVGTEFNASESSISNGDFDDMLPNSSQYVPHIRRIARLMDQKYSVHSPKADCKRGTHLILTCQQIVSLQDLYGFFSTLSVTCPTPRNFADTGKEVSSCLAEIEEVLAKDFLEKMPTSTTPR